One Bradyrhizobium sp. CCGB12 genomic window carries:
- a CDS encoding tetratricopeptide repeat protein → MQSSGAGARAFQNARLQKKLKKQADAIISAAATAHGQGRYTEAEALCRQVLQAVPDHFDATHLLGLCAHQGGRLGEAQQLLERAIAIDPRSHEAHNNLATVHLGLGQFEAARACQEKAIALKPNFPQALTNLGNTLLHLSLPAQAIEAYDRAIRLKPDHADALCNRGLAELTLGQFDRAKQSFERALVFQSRHVEALVGKGVVSIELKHYDEAEAALGAALMVRPNSAKALAHRGRLHLDLSRSGQAAADFDAALALSPRLEVALQGKAQVALALGNTAQAIAAVKTLLEENPRSAIAMTLLSACFANQGEIASAIEHLDAALTIAPDNADLIARKIHFLDFLPEADFAVQQAARKYWWEAIGARLPQRKLAPRQIDPDRRIVIGYVAAEFWYHSAAFGLLPVLRHHDHAQFEIVCYSCSPLQDEMTAEFRSLADVWVDAWQLSDDELADRIQADKVDILIDVSGHSTGNRLPVFARKPAPIQVTGFGHATGTGLQTMDYVLADPVFIPQSARHLLAEKVHDLPCLITTDPILDVPRSELPMLRNGHVTFGVFNRIYKISDEAIRVWAKVMREVTGSKIIIKHTLLDDSLLRDGLIARFVAQGIAEENVICMGSTPRHEHLMAFTQVDISLDTFPQNGGVSTWESLYAGVPVVAKLGNGASSRAGGAIVAAAGLDDWVAEDNDGYAAIACKYAAQPEHLAKLRAELPARIAASPAGNVEIYTRRVEAGYRQFWRDYCASAPESGGVA, encoded by the coding sequence TTGCAGAGTAGCGGCGCCGGCGCGCGCGCGTTCCAGAACGCGCGATTGCAGAAGAAACTGAAGAAGCAGGCGGACGCTATCATCTCCGCGGCGGCAACCGCTCATGGCCAGGGCAGATATACGGAGGCCGAGGCGCTCTGCCGCCAGGTCCTGCAAGCCGTTCCTGATCATTTCGACGCCACGCATCTGCTCGGTCTGTGCGCGCATCAAGGCGGCCGCCTGGGAGAGGCGCAGCAGCTGCTCGAGCGCGCGATCGCAATCGACCCGCGTTCGCACGAGGCCCACAACAATCTCGCGACTGTGCATTTGGGGCTCGGCCAATTCGAAGCCGCCCGCGCATGTCAGGAGAAGGCGATCGCGCTGAAGCCGAATTTTCCGCAGGCCCTGACCAATCTCGGCAATACGCTGTTGCATCTGAGCCTGCCTGCGCAAGCCATCGAAGCGTACGACCGCGCCATTCGGCTGAAGCCGGACCATGCCGATGCGCTTTGCAATCGTGGCCTGGCGGAGCTGACGCTGGGCCAGTTTGACCGCGCCAAGCAGAGTTTCGAGCGCGCCTTGGTGTTTCAGTCGCGTCATGTGGAAGCACTCGTCGGCAAGGGCGTGGTCAGTATCGAGCTCAAGCACTACGATGAAGCGGAAGCCGCGCTCGGAGCGGCGCTGATGGTCAGGCCCAATTCGGCGAAGGCCCTGGCGCACCGCGGACGGCTCCATCTCGATCTGTCGCGATCGGGACAGGCGGCAGCGGATTTTGATGCAGCGCTTGCGCTTTCGCCAAGGCTCGAGGTGGCCTTGCAGGGAAAGGCGCAGGTCGCGCTTGCTCTGGGGAACACGGCGCAGGCGATCGCGGCCGTCAAGACCTTGCTCGAGGAAAATCCGCGCTCCGCGATCGCGATGACGCTGCTGAGCGCCTGTTTTGCAAACCAGGGCGAGATCGCATCCGCGATCGAACATCTCGACGCCGCGCTGACAATCGCGCCTGACAATGCGGACTTGATCGCGCGGAAAATCCATTTTCTGGATTTTCTCCCCGAGGCCGATTTCGCGGTCCAACAGGCAGCGCGAAAATATTGGTGGGAAGCGATCGGCGCCAGATTGCCGCAAAGGAAGCTCGCACCCCGGCAGATTGATCCTGACAGGCGGATCGTGATCGGTTATGTCGCTGCCGAATTCTGGTACCACTCGGCGGCGTTCGGCCTGCTGCCGGTGCTGCGCCATCACGATCATGCCCAATTCGAAATCGTCTGCTATTCCTGCTCGCCGTTGCAGGACGAGATGACCGCCGAATTCAGATCGTTGGCGGACGTCTGGGTCGACGCCTGGCAGCTCTCGGACGACGAGCTGGCCGATCGTATCCAGGCCGACAAGGTCGATATCCTGATCGACGTATCCGGGCATTCGACCGGCAACAGGCTCCCTGTCTTCGCCCGCAAGCCGGCTCCCATCCAGGTCACGGGCTTCGGGCATGCGACCGGTACGGGCCTTCAGACCATGGACTACGTGCTGGCCGATCCGGTCTTCATTCCACAATCGGCGCGGCATCTGCTCGCCGAGAAGGTTCACGACCTGCCGTGCCTGATCACGACCGACCCTATCCTGGATGTGCCGCGGTCGGAGCTTCCCATGCTCCGCAACGGCCATGTCACCTTCGGCGTGTTCAACCGCATCTACAAGATCTCGGACGAGGCGATCCGCGTGTGGGCGAAAGTGATGCGCGAGGTGACCGGATCGAAGATCATCATCAAGCATACCCTGCTTGATGATTCCTTGCTGCGCGACGGTCTGATCGCGCGCTTCGTGGCACAGGGCATCGCCGAAGAGAACGTCATCTGCATGGGCTCGACCCCGCGCCATGAGCACCTCATGGCCTTCACGCAGGTCGATATCTCCCTCGATACTTTCCCGCAGAATGGCGGCGTCAGCACCTGGGAATCCCTCTATGCGGGCGTTCCGGTCGTCGCCAAGCTCGGCAACGGCGCCTCGTCGCGCGCCGGCGGTGCCATCGTGGCGGCCGCCGGTCTCGACGACTGGGTCGCCGAGGACAACGATGGCTACGCCGCAATCGCGTGCAAATACGCGGCGCAGCCTGAGCATCTCGCGAAGTTACGGGCGGAGTTGCCGGCGCGGATCGCAGCTTCACCCGCCGGCAATGTCGAGATCTACACGCGCAGGGTCGAGGCGGGCTATCGCCAGTTCTGGCGCGACTATTGTGCCTCGGCTCCAGAGAGCGGCGGGGTCGCGTAG
- a CDS encoding cysteine synthase A, which yields MTINNDVVEAIGNTPLIKLKRASELTGCTILGKAEFMNPGQSVKDRAGKWMILEAEKRGELKLGGLVVEATAGNTGIGLAVVASARGYRTLIVIPETQSQEKKDFLKLCGAELIEVPALPYANPNNYQHVGRRLADELRKTEPNGVLFADQWNNLDNAKAHYESTGPEIWEQTGGKVDGFACSVGSGGTLAGVSRYLKEKNKNIRIACADPHGAGMYEYFRTGDAKATPGGSITEGIGLNRATAIVETAKVDEAYLIPDAEAVSAIYELLQHEGLCLGGSTGINIVGAIRLAKQLGPGKTIVTVLCDSGSRYQSKLFNADFMRAKNLPVPEWLEKRSNIKPPFV from the coding sequence ATGACCATCAATAACGACGTTGTCGAAGCCATCGGCAACACCCCGCTCATCAAGCTCAAGCGCGCTTCGGAATTGACCGGCTGCACCATTCTGGGCAAGGCCGAGTTCATGAATCCCGGCCAGTCGGTGAAGGACCGTGCCGGCAAATGGATGATCCTGGAGGCGGAAAAGCGCGGCGAGCTCAAGCTTGGCGGTCTCGTGGTGGAGGCAACCGCCGGCAATACCGGCATCGGCCTTGCGGTCGTCGCCAGCGCCCGCGGCTACCGCACCCTCATCGTGATCCCAGAGACGCAGAGCCAGGAGAAGAAGGATTTCTTGAAGCTGTGCGGCGCCGAGCTGATCGAGGTGCCGGCCCTGCCCTATGCCAACCCCAACAACTACCAGCATGTCGGCCGCAGGCTCGCCGACGAGCTGCGCAAGACCGAACCGAATGGCGTGCTTTTCGCCGACCAGTGGAACAACCTCGACAACGCCAAGGCGCATTACGAATCCACCGGACCTGAGATCTGGGAACAGACCGGCGGCAAGGTCGATGGCTTCGCCTGCTCGGTCGGCAGCGGCGGCACGCTCGCCGGCGTCAGCCGCTATCTGAAAGAGAAGAACAAGAACATCCGCATCGCCTGCGCCGATCCGCACGGCGCCGGCATGTACGAATATTTCAGGACCGGCGATGCCAAGGCGACGCCCGGCGGCTCGATCACCGAAGGCATCGGCCTCAACCGCGCCACGGCGATCGTCGAGACAGCCAAGGTCGATGAGGCCTATCTCATTCCCGACGCCGAAGCCGTCAGCGCGATCTACGAGCTGCTCCAGCACGAAGGCCTGTGCCTCGGCGGTTCGACCGGCATCAATATCGTCGGCGCGATACGCCTTGCGAAGCAGCTCGGGCCCGGCAAGACGATCGTCACCGTCCTCTGCGATTCCGGGAGCCGCTATCAGTCGAAGCTGTTCAACGCGGACTTCATGCGCGCCAAGAACCTTCCGGTGCCGGAGTGGCTGGAGAAGCGCAGCAACATCAAGCCGCCCTTCGTCTGA
- a CDS encoding efflux transporter outer membrane subunit: protein MWRSLGSPSRTRRAARWLAALCLAASSGACVLTQDLPDPALDVPTQYKYAGKGDAPPSLDWWRGFRSAELTQLMEEAQTVNLDIAAAVARIVQADAQARQAGAALLPSVSTGGSETYSRTSGSSASGLSIGGREVVNYSASLSASYQLDFWGQNRDALQTAEETANANRFDRDTVALTTLAAVANAYFQVLASQDRIRTSQRNIASAQRILDAVKERRKAGTGTDLDVAQQESVLANQKALVPPLRQTLDQNVNALAVLVSRPPESVRVLGGSLDRMAIPRVTPGLPSELLTQRPDIRRQEAQLASATANVGNARAQFFPTIQLTGNGGYQSSALVSLFQPHAAFFQLVGSATQPIFDGGRILGNFEFAKARQDELLQTYRKTIVQAFADVDNALFSIKQTTIKLQLQRDVVVASRRAFDLSEQQLRAGTADIVTVLNTQLTLFQAEDALSQAQLARLLAIVSLYQALGGGWEPRMEKPVNAL, encoded by the coding sequence ATGTGGCGGTCCCTTGGTTCGCCGTCCCGGACGCGGCGCGCGGCGCGCTGGCTCGCGGCGCTTTGCCTCGCGGCCAGTTCCGGCGCTTGCGTGCTGACGCAGGATCTTCCTGATCCTGCGCTCGATGTTCCCACGCAGTACAAATACGCCGGCAAGGGGGATGCGCCGCCATCGCTGGATTGGTGGCGCGGCTTCCGTTCTGCCGAGCTGACGCAGCTGATGGAGGAGGCGCAGACCGTCAACCTCGACATCGCCGCTGCCGTCGCACGCATCGTCCAGGCCGACGCCCAGGCGCGGCAGGCGGGAGCGGCGCTGCTGCCGAGCGTGTCGACGGGCGGATCGGAAACCTACTCACGCACCTCGGGCTCGAGCGCCTCGGGCCTGTCCATCGGCGGGCGCGAGGTCGTCAACTATTCGGCTTCGCTGAGCGCGAGCTACCAGCTCGACTTCTGGGGCCAGAACCGCGACGCGCTGCAGACCGCCGAGGAGACCGCCAACGCCAACCGCTTCGATCGTGACACCGTCGCGCTGACGACGCTGGCAGCCGTCGCCAACGCCTATTTCCAGGTGCTGGCCTCGCAGGACCGCATCAGGACGTCCCAGCGCAACATCGCGAGCGCGCAGCGCATCCTCGACGCCGTCAAGGAGCGCCGCAAGGCCGGCACCGGCACCGACCTCGACGTCGCCCAGCAGGAGAGCGTGCTTGCGAACCAGAAAGCCCTGGTGCCGCCGCTGCGCCAGACGCTCGACCAGAATGTCAACGCGCTCGCCGTGCTGGTTTCCCGGCCGCCCGAGAGTGTGCGCGTGCTCGGCGGCTCCCTGGACCGGATGGCGATCCCTCGCGTGACGCCCGGCCTGCCGTCGGAGCTCCTGACGCAGCGGCCCGACATTCGCAGGCAGGAGGCGCAGCTCGCCTCCGCCACTGCGAACGTCGGCAATGCCCGCGCGCAGTTCTTTCCGACGATCCAGTTGACCGGCAATGGCGGCTATCAGAGCTCGGCGCTGGTCTCGCTGTTCCAGCCGCATGCCGCTTTCTTCCAGCTCGTCGGCAGCGCCACGCAGCCGATCTTCGACGGCGGCAGGATCCTCGGCAATTTCGAATTCGCCAAGGCGCGGCAGGACGAACTGCTTCAGACCTACCGCAAGACCATCGTCCAGGCCTTTGCCGACGTCGACAACGCGCTGTTCTCGATCAAGCAGACCACGATCAAGCTGCAATTGCAGCGCGACGTCGTTGTCGCCTCGCGCCGCGCCTTCGATCTCTCCGAGCAGCAATTGCGCGCCGGCACCGCCGACATCGTGACCGTGCTCAACACCCAACTGACCCTGTTCCAGGCGGAAGACGCACTGTCGCAGGCCCAACTCGCACGGCTTCTCGCCATCGTCAGCCTGTATCAGGCGCTCGGCGGCGGTTGGGAGCCGAGGATGGAGAAACCGGTCAATGCTCTTTAA
- a CDS encoding efflux RND transporter periplasmic adaptor subunit, which translates to MLFKPDTKQDAEQGTAKKSRGRGFVMILITLAILGGLGYLGWTVFHQQQTNNRNQRPDLPVPVLAASPRIQDVPVYLDGVGAIRALNTVTVRSQVDGKLIAVNFIEGQDVKKGDVLGEIDPAIYQAQYDQAIAKKAQDQAQLANQRIDLTRYEQLAASNAGSKQQADTQRALVAQTEALVKADQAAIDNAAATLSYTKIVAPLSGRAGLRQVDQGNIIHASDTTGLVVITQLQPIAVWFSLPQQQIMRVNAAAAKGTLAVDVFGNDGITVIDTGKLTGIDNQVDPTTGTLKLKAEFPNANYQLWPGQFVNVRLKVETLMQALVVPTSAVQRGPIGTFSYVIGEDNVVSAKPVTVTQQNEHDAVIASGLSPNDKVVTTGFANLSDGSKVMVGRDDQTPSADLAPRKRSRGPDAQKKDGAKEGQKDHQKDGQGKDGEFRAKRKSSEGDQKGQTGPAPGPGASGSGAKQP; encoded by the coding sequence ATGCTCTTTAAGCCGGACACGAAGCAGGACGCGGAACAGGGGACGGCGAAAAAATCGCGCGGCCGCGGCTTCGTCATGATCCTGATAACGCTCGCGATCCTCGGCGGGCTCGGTTATCTCGGCTGGACCGTCTTCCATCAGCAGCAGACCAACAACCGCAACCAGCGGCCCGATCTGCCGGTGCCCGTTCTGGCGGCGAGCCCGCGCATCCAGGACGTGCCGGTTTATCTCGACGGCGTCGGGGCGATCCGCGCGCTCAACACCGTGACCGTGCGCTCGCAGGTCGACGGCAAGCTGATCGCCGTCAATTTCATCGAAGGGCAGGACGTCAAGAAGGGCGACGTCCTCGGCGAGATCGATCCGGCGATCTATCAGGCGCAGTACGACCAGGCCATCGCCAAGAAGGCGCAGGATCAGGCCCAGCTCGCCAACCAGCGCATCGACCTCACGCGCTATGAGCAGCTCGCGGCGTCCAACGCCGGCTCCAAGCAGCAGGCCGACACCCAGCGCGCGCTGGTGGCGCAGACCGAGGCTCTGGTGAAAGCCGATCAGGCCGCAATCGACAACGCGGCCGCGACACTGAGCTATACCAAGATCGTGGCGCCGCTTTCGGGCCGCGCCGGCCTGCGCCAGGTCGACCAGGGCAACATTATCCACGCCTCCGACACCACCGGCCTCGTCGTCATCACGCAATTACAGCCGATCGCGGTGTGGTTCAGCCTGCCGCAGCAGCAGATCATGCGCGTCAACGCCGCGGCGGCAAAGGGCACGCTTGCCGTCGATGTGTTTGGCAATGACGGCATCACCGTGATCGACACCGGCAAGCTCACCGGCATCGACAACCAGGTCGACCCGACCACCGGCACGCTCAAGCTCAAGGCCGAGTTTCCCAACGCCAATTACCAGCTGTGGCCTGGCCAGTTCGTCAATGTCCGCCTCAAGGTCGAGACCTTGATGCAGGCGTTGGTGGTGCCGACCTCCGCGGTGCAGCGCGGTCCGATCGGCACCTTCAGCTACGTCATCGGCGAGGACAACGTCGTCTCGGCCAAGCCCGTGACGGTCACCCAGCAGAACGAGCATGACGCCGTCATCGCCAGCGGCCTGTCGCCGAACGACAAGGTCGTCACCACGGGCTTTGCAAATTTGTCCGACGGCTCCAAGGTGATGGTCGGCCGCGACGACCAGACCCCTTCGGCCGATCTCGCGCCGCGCAAGCGCTCGCGCGGGCCGGACGCTCAGAAGAAGGATGGCGCCAAGGAAGGCCAGAAGGATCACCAGAAGGACGGACAAGGCAAGGACGGCGAATTCCGCGCCAAGCGGAAGAGCAGCGAAGGCGACCAGAAGGGACAGACCGGGCCGGCACCGGGGCCGGGGGCATCGGGAAGTGGAGCCAAGCAGCCATGA
- a CDS encoding efflux RND transporter permease subunit, translated as MGVSEPFIRRPIATSLLGIALLIGGALGYFSLPVSALPQVDFPTVQVTTQLPGASPDVIASLITAPLERQLGQIPSLSAMNSTSSFGVSQISLQFDLNRDIDGATQDVQAAINAAAGVLPKTLPYPPTYAKVNPADAPVMTLALRSDTISLRAMSDIADTILAQRLSQISGVGRVSVLGGLKPAVRVQADLARLAAYGIAMEDLRAAIANANVSGPKGSLDGAQQSYIIAANDQIAAADAYKPIIIAYRNGSPVTIGDVAQIVDGLENDRTGGWYQGTPAVIIDIQRQPGANVIDVVSQIRAEIPKVQRAIPAGVNLTIVSDRTVTIRASVRDVQFTLILSVVLVTLVVLLFLRSLRATLIAGVALPLSLITSFGIMYFAGFSLDNLSLMALTIGTGFVVDDAIVMIENIVRHMENGDGAMEASLKGASEIGFTVISLTVSLIAVFIPLLFMSGLVGRMFREFALTLTIAVVTSAVVSLTLTPMMCSRLLKHAHEELAVPGLAAISRFIDRTVEAYHRTLLWVLERQRATLVVTFATLVATLVLYVVAPKGFLPLQDTASITAVTEAGPDVSFAEMQKRQAEAADAIKADPDVVGVVSVIGAGSVNPTTNVGRLVMTLKPRGERRDDVSVVVTRLKERVSGIPGMTVYFQPVQDVQISTQSSRSQYQYTLTGTDATQVSEWAGKLVAEMRRDPLFRDVSSEAQEGGLRAQLDVDRTRAGQLGVSLQAITDTLNDAFAQRQISTIYGQANQYRVVLEALPMYQRDPSILSKLYLPGAASTTVGAPNAQVPLDAVATLKRTTAPLAISHQAQFPSVSLSFNLAPGAALGDAVEAVKAIETRIEMPNSIVGVYAGDAAEFAKALAGQPWLLLAAVITIYIVLGVLYESYIHPITILSTLPSAGVGAILALVLCGQDLSVIGLIGIVLLMGIVKKNAIMMIDFALEAERGQGMSPNEAIVQACLLRFRPIMMTTLAALFGALPLAIESGTGAELRFPLGISIIGGLLLSQLLTLYTTPVIYLALDRINRRLEQALPPAESGGPPVAGATEGMQ; from the coding sequence ATGGGTGTCTCCGAACCCTTCATCCGCCGTCCCATCGCGACCTCGCTGCTTGGCATCGCGCTGCTGATCGGCGGTGCGCTCGGCTATTTCTCGCTGCCGGTCTCGGCGCTGCCGCAGGTCGATTTCCCGACCGTGCAGGTGACGACGCAGCTGCCGGGCGCAAGCCCCGACGTGATCGCCTCGCTCATCACCGCGCCGTTGGAGCGGCAGCTCGGCCAGATCCCGTCGCTGTCGGCGATGAACTCGACGAGCTCGTTCGGGGTCAGCCAGATCTCGCTCCAGTTCGATCTCAACCGCGACATCGACGGCGCCACCCAGGACGTGCAGGCCGCGATCAACGCCGCGGCCGGCGTGCTGCCCAAGACGCTGCCTTACCCGCCGACCTACGCCAAGGTGAACCCGGCGGACGCGCCGGTGATGACGCTGGCGCTGCGCTCGGACACGATCTCGCTGCGGGCGATGAGCGACATCGCCGATACCATTCTGGCGCAACGGTTGAGCCAGATCTCCGGTGTCGGACGCGTCTCGGTCCTAGGTGGATTGAAGCCGGCCGTGCGCGTCCAGGCCGACCTGGCGCGGCTGGCCGCCTACGGCATCGCCATGGAGGATCTGCGCGCCGCGATCGCCAATGCCAACGTCTCGGGCCCGAAGGGCTCGCTCGACGGCGCGCAGCAATCCTACATCATCGCCGCCAACGACCAGATCGCCGCCGCCGACGCCTACAAGCCGATCATCATCGCCTATCGCAACGGCTCGCCCGTCACCATCGGCGACGTCGCCCAGATCGTCGACGGGCTGGAGAACGACCGCACCGGCGGCTGGTACCAGGGCACGCCGGCCGTCATCATCGACATCCAGCGCCAGCCCGGCGCCAACGTCATCGACGTCGTCAGCCAGATCCGCGCCGAGATCCCCAAGGTGCAACGTGCGATCCCGGCCGGCGTGAACCTCACCATCGTCTCCGACCGCACCGTGACCATTCGCGCCTCTGTCCGCGACGTGCAGTTCACGCTGATCCTCAGCGTCGTGCTGGTGACGCTGGTGGTGCTGCTCTTCCTGCGCTCGCTGCGGGCCACGCTGATCGCCGGCGTGGCGCTGCCGCTGTCGCTGATCACAAGCTTCGGCATCATGTATTTTGCCGGCTTCAGCCTCGACAATCTGTCGCTGATGGCGCTCACGATCGGGACCGGCTTCGTCGTCGACGATGCCATCGTCATGATCGAGAACATCGTCCGCCACATGGAGAACGGCGACGGCGCGATGGAGGCCTCGCTCAAGGGCGCCAGCGAGATCGGCTTCACCGTGATCTCGCTGACGGTGTCGCTGATCGCGGTCTTCATCCCGCTGCTGTTCATGTCGGGCCTCGTCGGGCGCATGTTCCGCGAATTCGCTCTGACGCTGACCATCGCGGTCGTCACCTCGGCGGTGGTCTCGCTGACGCTGACGCCGATGATGTGCTCGCGGCTGCTCAAGCACGCCCACGAGGAGCTGGCGGTGCCGGGCCTTGCCGCCATCAGCCGCTTCATCGACCGCACCGTCGAGGCCTATCACCGGACGCTGCTGTGGGTGCTGGAGCGCCAGCGCGCCACGCTGGTCGTGACATTCGCCACGCTGGTCGCGACCCTCGTCCTCTACGTCGTCGCGCCAAAAGGCTTCCTGCCGCTGCAGGACACCGCCTCGATCACGGCGGTGACGGAGGCCGGTCCGGACGTGTCGTTCGCGGAGATGCAGAAGCGGCAGGCCGAGGCCGCAGACGCCATCAAGGCCGATCCCGACGTGGTCGGGGTGGTCTCGGTGATCGGGGCGGGCTCCGTCAACCCGACCACCAATGTCGGACGCCTCGTCATGACCCTGAAGCCGCGCGGCGAACGGCGCGACGATGTCAGCGTGGTTGTGACCCGATTGAAGGAGAGGGTCTCAGGCATCCCCGGCATGACCGTCTATTTCCAGCCGGTGCAGGACGTGCAGATCTCGACCCAGTCGAGCCGGTCGCAGTACCAGTACACGCTGACCGGCACCGATGCGACGCAGGTCTCGGAATGGGCGGGCAAGCTGGTGGCGGAGATGCGGCGCGACCCGCTGTTCCGTGACGTCTCCTCGGAGGCGCAGGAAGGCGGCCTGCGCGCGCAGCTCGACGTCGACCGCACGCGGGCCGGCCAGCTCGGCGTCAGCCTCCAGGCCATCACCGACACGCTGAACGACGCCTTCGCGCAGCGGCAGATCTCGACCATCTACGGCCAGGCCAACCAGTACCGCGTCGTGCTGGAGGCCCTGCCGATGTACCAGCGCGATCCCTCGATTCTGTCCAAGCTCTATCTGCCGGGCGCCGCGAGCACGACGGTAGGCGCGCCCAACGCCCAGGTGCCGCTCGATGCGGTGGCGACGCTGAAGCGCACCACGGCGCCGCTCGCGATTTCGCACCAGGCGCAATTCCCGTCGGTGTCGCTCAGCTTCAACCTCGCGCCGGGTGCGGCCCTCGGCGATGCAGTCGAAGCCGTGAAGGCGATCGAAACCCGTATCGAGATGCCCAACAGCATCGTAGGCGTCTACGCCGGCGACGCCGCCGAATTCGCCAAGGCTCTCGCGGGACAGCCCTGGCTGCTGCTCGCCGCCGTGATCACGATCTACATCGTGCTCGGCGTGCTCTATGAGAGTTACATCCACCCGATCACGATCCTGTCGACGCTGCCGTCCGCCGGCGTCGGCGCCATCCTGGCGCTGGTTTTGTGCGGGCAGGATCTCTCGGTGATCGGGCTGATCGGCATCGTCCTCTTGATGGGCATCGTCAAGAAGAACGCGATCATGATGATCGACTTCGCGCTCGAGGCCGAGCGCGGGCAGGGCATGTCGCCGAACGAGGCGATCGTGCAGGCGTGCCTGTTGCGCTTCCGCCCGATCATGATGACGACGCTGGCGGCCTTGTTCGGCGCGCTGCCGCTCGCGATCGAGAGCGGCACCGGCGCCGAGCTGCGCTTTCCGCTCGGCATTTCCATCATCGGCGGCCTGCTGCTCAGCCAGTTGTTGACGCTCTACACCACGCCGGTGATCTACCTGGCGCTCGACCGCATCAACCGCCGCCTCGAGCAGGCGCTGCCGCCGGCGGAGTCCGGCGGCCCGCCGGTCGCGGGCGCGACCGAGGGGATGCAGTGA